The genomic region AACGTGAACGCTTGCAGGAGCGAGTACCCGGTACGGGTGCGATGCTCCGGGAAACTTGGCTGCCGCCATTCTTTAATGACGGCCGGCAGCGTTCTGGTCGAGACGAAGCCTTTTTCAAACGCCCGCAAGATCGTGGCGTCGGCTTCTTCCGGCGACAACTCCCATTGTTGCAGCCGACCAATGCGATCGGCTGCTGTGCGCTGGTACTTCCTAAAACTTGGCGCTGAGTATTACGACGCTGCGCCGCCGACAGCAACGTTTGTGAAACCAGCGGATTGGACGGATGCTACCGACGGCTCTCGCTGGTTTCCAATTATCGAAGATCGCCCCCCCTGGTTTGGGCTACACAGCGCCTACGACTTCCCTGATGGTTCCAAGCGACAGTTGATTTGCTGCTCGATGGTCGCTCAGTTTTATATGACCGACCATTCACCAAAAGATACCGAAATCTGGCGCCAGGGCCGCCACACAGTGGCGGCTACCCTCCACCGAATCGCTGAAATGCTGGGGCTCATCCATTACAGGAGGCCGTCTGGTGATAACAATTCCTGAGTGTTTTTGGGAACGGATGCTCGACGAATTCGCGGACGAACGGCGAGTGGTTGAGCAAGTATGTTACTTCGATGGCATTCGGTATGGTGATCATGCAGTTGTTTGCGCACTCACTTTTCCAAACGCCAAATTGGCCGAGGGTCACTTCGAAGTCTCCGCCGAAGCAATGAGTCAGGCCGGGAAGCATTTTCGCATCCACCGGATGGTGCGGCTAGCACAAGTTCACACGCACCCAGGGGATTGGGTGGGCCATTCACCATGGGACGACACACACGCCTACTCGCAACTTGATGGCGCAATTTCAATTGTGCTTCCGAACCGTGCCCGAGACCGTCCTGCGTTGCCTGCCGCCGGTATCCACTTTCGAACGTCAGCCGGCTGGCAGGAAGTCGCTGATGAAAGCCGCGCAGGACTGCTGCAAATTGTGCCATCTCTTTTTGACTTCCGAGTGCGGAGGAACCCCGATGGAAGAACAGATTTCGAACCGTCACGAAAGCGACCTTGGTGGTCGTTTCTTGCCTTTTGGCGACACTAATCAAGTTCACGTCACTGTCGTCGTGCCTTCCGACACTGCTCATTTGCCAGCCGTCCAGCATACCGCTTGGATGCTCTTGAATCTTCTGGCACGTCAGCAAGGCGTGGTCCAACAAATTGGACTTTCGTGCCCGCCATCGATTCCATTAGCGGGAAGAATTGTTCCGTTTGCGCCGCGAAATCTGGATCTACGCCTAGCTTTGTTGGCAGGTTGTGATGCCATTGGCATTGTGCCTGTAAGTTCCAATTCCGTTGGCGGGCGAGTTTTGATTGTCGGTTCGAACCGGTCCGACGACGCAGATCTGTATGTGCACGGCGATGGCTGGTGCGGTGGCGTCATGACGGCGCCGATTACCCCGTACCTCCAGACTTCGGCTCTGCCATTCGGTCCATATATTGCGGCGTGTCTGGCGGCTGCTGAAATTTTCAAGGCCGCGCGCTTAAAGCCTGAGAGTTATGTACCAGTTCAGTCAGCCATTTTTTCAGCTTGGGGCCTCCAGACTTCGACCAGCGCGATTGACGAAGGACCAAAAGCCATTTCGGTCGCGCCAAACTTTGCCTTAGCGGGGGTGGGAGCAGTCGGCTGTGCATTCCTGCACACACTTTGGGCATGTACCGGCTTTCACGGCCTGGCGATTCTCGCAGATAATGACCGCAAATTCCTCGAAAATACGAATTTGAACCGATATGTCTTATTCGGCCGAGCATCAGTCGGTCATCCGAAAGCAACCGAAGCTGCGCGTCTAATTGCTGACTCTGAATGCACATTCGATCCGCGCGACATAGCAATCCAAGAATTATCCGCATTTCCAAATCTAGTCGTATCAGCTGTTGATCAAAATATTTCTCGCGCAGCAATTCAAAACAGGTATCCTTCATTGATATTGTCGGGTTCAACGAAAGATTTGCGCGCCGAAATTCTCCGCTGTGGCCCTCCCGGCACCGGCGCCTGCCTGCGATGCTACAACCCTCCGGAAGTGATCCTTTCGGACGACGACATTCGCGCCACGATTCACAAACAATCCGATGACGAAATTGCAAAATATACAGACGCCATTGGGATTACCGTCGAGGAAGCACGCCAGTGGGCAGACAAAGGTCAGTGCGGCATGGCGGGGGAAAGGGTATTGTCACACATCCGAGCACAAGAAGATGAGCCACGTGAGTTCGCCGTTGGATTTGTTTCCGTGATGGCCGGTACCCTGTTATTTGCACAGCTTGTTAAAGAGTGCATGGACTCAAGTGTCCCGCTTTCTGACGACACTAATCGGTCCGTTTTTCAATTTTGGTCGTCGACTTCGGGCAGAAACAAACCTTCACCATTGGCACGCGATCCTCAGTGCCCCATGTGCAAACCTGATGCCCCGGCTACAAAGATTTGGTCCGAGCGATTCTACGACCGATCTCGTGGCCGCGGGGGATGAATAGCGCCCCTTGCTGATGATCGTTTACATAACGCACTTTATGATAAGCCCAAGTGCGGAATACCCCTGGGCTAAGCCAAATCCGACGAACTCCGCCGGTCGGCCTCTGTCGTATATCTAAATCGAATGCGAATAGCGGAGATATACAATTGCCACGCATGTCTGCGTGACAAGGGATTTACGGGGATTCATTGATTGGCAGCGACAGGCCGCAAATTGCAAACAGTAGAACTGGCAATTTGACCAATTTCAGAGTGCCGGAAATACTGATAATTACTTGACTTGCGCAATTTTCAAAGTTATTGTCTCCCTTGATGAATTTCTCTTCTGGCCCCGATAACAAATGGTGGCCCCTCAATGCGGGACGTGACGAACCAGAGCCGAATGATTCGCTCCCAAATTGGCTTAGAACTCGTTTACACGAGCAATTCCGAAGTTGCTTTTCCGACAATCTCAATCGTGCTTTTAATGACGACCCATCGACCAATTCTGATTGCCGACGCACCGTCCAAATCCGGTCTGCAATCCAGATCCCGCGCAAAACTCTTGAATTGCAAAATCCACAAGTTGTCGCTTACCACGAGAGCAGCGGAATCTCGGCATATGAGGATGCCATAGCTTCCACCGCGCTTGATTCATGGCGAGGTTCCGTTAGTGAGCACCACAAAGCAATCCAATTCGTCGACTCCCTTCGCGATAGTGTCGATCATGTTTTGAAACGAGTGCAGCACGACACACCTAATCTATAGCGGGCATCAGATGATTCTCTGGCTAATCGTAAAGAACCTTTCGCGCTTAATAATCGTGATACCTTTGGGCGTCGTCTGCATGATGGTGAACTTCCATTTTTCAAAGTCCTTTGCGGCGGGCAATACTGGGGATTGGTTTGGTTCGTTGTTAGAGTTGGGGTGGTATTCGCTAATTATGGGTGCTTGCTGGGTACTTATTAATTTAGCGATTGGCATTAAGCTTGAAGACGATGACAAGCAACCCAAAAAGGACGAGGCGGATGGAAAAGGCTGTGTGACTATGGGCGGCCCAGCGGTTTTGATGGGAGCCAATGCAATTATTCTTGCACTTGTAAAGACGTGGCTAACACAAGATAGGGATGTACTCATCAATGTCGCCTGGTGGCTTGTGATCGTTGAAAGCGTTCTTTGTTCGATATTTTACTTTGGAGCTCCTTTCGTTAAAGCCGCTACCGATATTGACGAGTACAAGAGTTCACAACGACATGAACAAGAAATGCGAGATAATGAGGAGAGACAAAGACAAGAAGCCGCACAACAGCGCGCAATTGCCATTCGAACGGAGCAAGAAATCCAACAGAGCAAATTGGAAAATGAGGCACAGGAGCAAAGCCGTAAGAATCGAATCGAATTCGAGAAATTTCGCAGCAAAACATTGCAATCGTTGGCGGTATTGGGTAAGGACCTCGATAAAACCGATTACAATCTGGTGCACATAATCAAACGCTTCGAAGAATGGAAGCTGCAACTCGACTTAGATCCAATTCGAAACTATCCCTCAATCATCAAGTCATATGCTTTAATGCTTGACGACATGATGATTATGGCATCCCGGCGACAGATCGAGCGTGGCTATGAAGAGTGCCGACCGATTATCGAACATCGATTACATCCTGATCAGCTCGCAGCAATGCTCGATTCGGCTGTGCACACATTTCAATTGGGTCAACATCGCAAGCAAGTTCAAGAAGAATTCGATGAGGTGCGACACTTGATCGGGCGATTGATCCGGGAGGAATCACCGGAATACGAGGCCCGAATTGATAGTGACCGTGCCGAATATTACTTCCAGATATTCGATAATCTATCGCCGCAAAACATGCACCAGGAGTGAGTTGGTTATGTTACCTGCATCGAATGCCACTAAACGTATCCCCTTGCGCGCCGGACACGTAGTTGGCTCTCCGGAGACATCAGTCGTTCTAACAGAGGTCGAGTTGGCCGAGCATATGGCCGTATTTGGTGGAACCGGAAAAGGTAAGTCGAAGTTTCTGGAATTACTCGTTCGTCAAATGATACGCCACCAAGCAGGTGTTTGTATCATCGATCCACACGGTGATTTGGTGGAAGACTTGCTTGCATTTGTTTTGGAGAATTACAAAGACGCCACCAATTCTGAAGTCATGAAGCGTTTCCACTACTTCGATCCCGGTTCGCCAAAGTGGCGGTTCTCTTTCGATCCCTTTCGCTATCAAGCGAGACCAGATGGTTATGATGATTACGAGGACTGGCTCAAAGCAAAGGTCGAATCCATAGCCCGAATCATCATTCGCAAGCAAGGGGAAGCTGATTTTGCCGGCAAACCTCGTCTGGAGCGATTCCTGGGCAACGTGCTTTACGCGGTTGGCGTGCGCATCAATAAACATGGCGATCATCTTTCATTAGCCGACGCCTTTGTTCTGCTTGATCCGTCACATCCCCGACACGACGAGGTTTATCAAATTGTCGCTCCGGAACTTCTTCCGGAAGTCCGATCCGATTTCAACAAGGTGCGACGAAGCAACCCGCGACAACAAGAGGACTGGGTTGAATCAACGATCAATCGGTTGCGATCGTTTCTGTCGCCGGCGGTCAAAAGTATATTTGCCAACAAAGCCAACAGTTCTGTGGATTTTTCAGAATTGCTCGCTTCCGGCGGAATTATGCTGGTTAATTTACGCCGCACTCGGAGCTTTACGATCGACCAAGCCAATGCAATCGGTGGACTGTTCATCAATGAAATCATCTCCGCTGCACAAACAGCCAACCGGGCCGAGCGCCTGCCATTTTACCTGTTTATTGATGAAGCCAGCCGATTCATCGGTCAAGACTTAATCGATGCCTTGGCTCAATGCCGTAAATGGAAATTATCCCTTTGTCTGGCGGTACAAGACCTCTCATCTTTGCAGCACCAGGAAATCGACATGGTACCCAAGGTGCTTAGCCAGTGCGGTATCCATGTCAGTTTTCAACAGAAGCATCCGGACGACATCGAGGTTCTCAGTCAATTGTTCGGCCTTGCTCGACTGGATTTCACCCCTTTGGAACATGAAGTGGACCGCTTTGCCGGGTACAAATACGTAACGCTGGAGGACACATCCGAAAGTGACAATTCCAGTCGCAGCCGACAAGATTCATCCGGCGACTCACGACAATTAGGAACTTCGAAACAGCGCAACTTTCCGTACGAAATAAAAGATCAAGAAAGCGCTGCATCTTCCAAGTCGAAAGCAATCACTGAATCGGAAGGACGTTCCAGCTCAGTTACCCGCAAAACAGTTCCATTAGCTCAGCATCGCAGCGAACAACAGGAAACCGGGAAACTACGCCATTCCGTTCAAGATCAATTGTACGTAGTGAAAAGTGCTCTCCGCACTCTTGGCCGTGGCGAAGCAGTCGTCTGCTTGGGCAACGATGCTCCGTTTCTTTTGAGAGTCGAGAATGTCCGCACCAGTTTCGGAACTTTGCCCGAAGCAAAGCGGTTGGAGTTAATCGATGGTTATAAAAAGCTCTTGGCTGAGTCCCATCCATATTGCTTCCAGCCCCTCGCCAACGACGGAGAAGAATCTCGTTTGCAGGCGTTTTTTCGTGCTTCAAGCCCACCCGACGATGCCAGGACTTCTAAGAATTCCGAGGAAACCGCCACAACTCCTAATCCGTTCCCTTCGTGACTTGACATCAGATGCCCAAATTCTTAAAAATGGAGTTGTGCTTCGTTAATCGAAGCGCGGCCAATGACGACCCGTTCAGACGACGCCACGTGCGTTGCAGGCGAGTTGCTTGGTTGAAATCCCGACCTCGGGATCATTAGTAGCCGAGCCCCCTGGATTTTCAGGGAGCCTCGGCTCTTTCTGTATTAGGAGGTCGAGGATGCTTACCGAACGCGACATCGCGATTCTTTTAGCCGTTATCCGGTACTACGTTCTGAACCGGCAGCAGATTCAACGACTTTGCTTTCCCCAAGACCCGAATGGTCGTACTACGCGCCGGCGGCTCCAATTGTTGGTTGACTCGCAATTGCTCAATCGACAGGGAACACTGTTCTGCCATCCGATGGCGGGCGCCGCCGCTCCAGTCTATTTTCCATCTCGCAAAGGTTGTGAACTACTGGCCGAACATTTCGATGACGAACATTATTTAACAACGCCGACCCAGGCACCGATTCCACATCACACCTTACATTGGCTGGCAGTCAGCGAAACGCACATTGCACTGGACGAGGCCATCCGCTCGCAATCCGCGGCGAGTCTCGATGGTTGGGTGAATGAATGGGATATATGCAATAAGGACGAATCTGCTCCGCAAAAGCGATTCCGACTCTATACGCTGATCCGCGAATCCCCCCGATTAGTCTGCGCTCCCGATTCCGCCTTTCTACTTACCTTCAAAGGCCACAGCAAAATCTTCTATCTGGAACAGGATCGCAATACTTCGGGCGTTTATCAAATCGCCAGCAGCAAGACACCCGGCTATGCAGCGATGGCAGAACAGCAGCTGCAACGGCGACATTTTCCGCAAGCAACAATCGACACTTTTTCGGTGTTGATGGTCGCTCCAACTCCACGGCGCCGCGACGCGCTGCGCAAGGCGATTCGCGAAAAGCCCGGCCCAAATCTATGGCGCTTCGCCGCCGCACAGGATGTACAACCTGACAAGGTACTTTGTGCCCCAATTTGGCATGGCAAGGATGGCGATCCGACTCCCCTTTTCAAAGAAAATCCGTAGCCATGTACCAGCGCTTATACCACCAGTCATCCGCCCCGGTACAGGACCGGACCTGTCCGGTCGATCAACGCAAGGCCGTTGCACGGGGCAGCTTCGGGGGGCAAGGGCTGACGCCCCCTGCACCACGGCTCGCTGCGCTCGCCCGCTTGCGCGGGAAGCTGCCTTCAGTCCACCTCGTTGCCGTCTGCCATTCAGGGTGGTGTAGACGACGATGTTCTGGAGCACACCGTTTTTATCGCGGTGATGCTTTTATATCCCGTTCCCCCGCTTTGTACGAACCGATGGATCGAACGTTTTTTGTATCGCGCATTCGCTTGGTGGCGTTGGAGGCAGCGCCTGAGCAGCCTCACCGACTATCACCTCAATGTTTTCCGTGGAAACCACGTCCGGGTACTCGTGTCCGACCCGAACAATCGCGGCAAACGCGAGGTTTATATCGAACGCCTTACGGGCGACAAACAATGGAAGCGCATCGCTGCTGTGCGGGAGGAGGAGTTCTCCATCATGATCCAGTTGATGGTGGACGCGTTCAATTTCATCCGCACGGACTCCGTCCGGTGGCAAGTTGTTCCGCGCTAAATCACGGGTCGCTGTCCCTGACGGCGACCCGGTCTTTTTTCTCTCAAACGACCAGGAACCTATTTCCTGCGTCGATTCGCTTATTTGAAGCAGCCACGCGGGCTGCGCTTATCAGGGTAAGCGCAGCCTCGTGGATTTTTGCCGCATTGCGGCCATTATCCGTTTCCCCCATTTCTTATGAACAAGCAAAAAAAGGAGGTCAAACCGGCGCCGGCACCGGTTGAGGAGCCATCCTCAAATAGGCCGATCAAGGTCTTCGTGATCGACGATGTCGCCGCGAGCATTTTTACACGGGAACGTTCTGTCAAAGGACAGATCCTGACGTTCTACAACGTCAGCTTTTCCCGTTCGTATCGAGATGCCGCGGGGGCGAAAAAATACGTCAAAACGTTTGACCTGGAAGACCTAGGAAAAGTGGTCGCAGTGGCCCAGCAAGCGGATGAGTTCATCCGCTCGATCCGGGAAGCGGCCGAAGAACAGAAATAATCGCACGATATGTCGGGGTGCCCTGTACACCCCGACCCGTCCAGAGCAGCCGAGCAGTAGCGACGGCCGCCAGGACGACTCTCCTATTCAAGCGGAGCATCCACCTATCGGGTGCTACCGCAATCTCGCGTGCAGTTCCCAAACGGTAGCACCGACGGTCCGTCCGCAAGGTGTTCCGTCGGCTCCACCATGCTTCCGGCGTGCGTCGGCGCGTGATTGCAAAAACGCCTGCACGCACAGGCAACTTTATTTCTTACTTTCTTCATTCCATGTTTAATTTCCATTCACCAGCGGCGATTGCGGTGTTGCCAAGAGCACCGCGCAATGCCAGCCCCGTACCGGGACTCACGAGCTTGTACCACAAGCTCTACCGTGGTCCGTACGGGAACCCGGCCTATCCGGGCAATTGCTCGGGAGAGCTGATTAAAGACCTGCTGAAGTATTTTCAGCCGGGTTTGGTCTTTGACCCCATGACCGGCTCCGGAACGTGCAAGGACGTTTGCACCGAATTGGACATTCCTTGCATATCCGACGACATCCGCAACGGCTTCGATGCCTGCGATCCGGCCGAATATTCCGACATGCTGCTGCGGTTCGATTTTATCTGGATTCATCCGCCGTACTGGCGGCAGAAACATTACACCGACGATCCACGCGACATGAGTAACGCCAAGTGCTTGTACGACTTCGCCGAACAGTATCGAAGGCTGATTGAGAACTGCGCATCCGTACTCGCGCCTAACGGAAAACTGGCCATCTTGATGGGCGACTACGAAGACCGCGAAGTAGGCTTTGTCCCGCTGGTTTATCACACGCAACGACTGGCGTTTGAAGAGAATTTGATGCAACACGGAACACAAATCATTCGCTTCTCATATGGCGCCAGTAGCAGTAAGAAAAGCTACCGCTCGAAATTCATTCCCGGATTGCACGACGTATGCACGATTTTTGAAAAAGCCTGAACAGAACCAACTTACTTCCTTTCCAACCAATCCTATGAGTAAAGGCAAATTGACCGGTTGCTGCAGAACGTGCGGCAGCGAAATCGTTGAGACCGTCAACGATAGTGTGTTCCGCGATGGCGAGTGCGATAGCTGCGAACGGGTGCGCTACGAGTCCCAGCCAGATTTGGTGTATGCGCTCGACATGCTGTTAGAAGCAACCATCGACGCCGAGCGCGCCTGTGGTTTTGAATTAACGGAGGCCGAAGTCGAGGCCGAACAAGTAGCGAAAGCGGCACTCGCTAAAGCGTATGACAAGCCGTCCTCCATCCAATAAGTTTCTCATTCCAAAAACCCATTATTTTGAAAAAGGAGAAAAACAATGCTCACCATTACCGGCATCACTCAGGGCAAATGCACCTGGTGCTTGGAACAGACCGAAGTGGTCACCGCACAATTTCGCGACGGCTTGACTGGCAACTTTTGCAAAAAACATTTGTGGCAAGCGATTAAGGTACGCAGCGAATCCGGGCAGGCGGCCACCACGCCCAAATCCAGTGTAGGAAGCGATGAGAGATTCAATGCCAAA from Pirellulales bacterium harbors:
- a CDS encoding ThiF family adenylyltransferase; this translates as MAQFQLCFRTVPETVLRCLPPVSTFERQPAGRKSLMKAAQDCCKLCHLFLTSECGGTPMEEQISNRHESDLGGRFLPFGDTNQVHVTVVVPSDTAHLPAVQHTAWMLLNLLARQQGVVQQIGLSCPPSIPLAGRIVPFAPRNLDLRLALLAGCDAIGIVPVSSNSVGGRVLIVGSNRSDDADLYVHGDGWCGGVMTAPITPYLQTSALPFGPYIAACLAAAEIFKAARLKPESYVPVQSAIFSAWGLQTSTSAIDEGPKAISVAPNFALAGVGAVGCAFLHTLWACTGFHGLAILADNDRKFLENTNLNRYVLFGRASVGHPKATEAARLIADSECTFDPRDIAIQELSAFPNLVVSAVDQNISRAAIQNRYPSLILSGSTKDLRAEILRCGPPGTGACLRCYNPPEVILSDDDIRATIHKQSDDEIAKYTDAIGITVEEARQWADKGQCGMAGERVLSHIRAQEDEPREFAVGFVSVMAGTLLFAQLVKECMDSSVPLSDDTNRSVFQFWSSTSGRNKPSPLARDPQCPMCKPDAPATKIWSERFYDRSRGRGG
- a CDS encoding DUF87 domain-containing protein; this translates as MLPASNATKRIPLRAGHVVGSPETSVVLTEVELAEHMAVFGGTGKGKSKFLELLVRQMIRHQAGVCIIDPHGDLVEDLLAFVLENYKDATNSEVMKRFHYFDPGSPKWRFSFDPFRYQARPDGYDDYEDWLKAKVESIARIIIRKQGEADFAGKPRLERFLGNVLYAVGVRINKHGDHLSLADAFVLLDPSHPRHDEVYQIVAPELLPEVRSDFNKVRRSNPRQQEDWVESTINRLRSFLSPAVKSIFANKANSSVDFSELLASGGIMLVNLRRTRSFTIDQANAIGGLFINEIISAAQTANRAERLPFYLFIDEASRFIGQDLIDALAQCRKWKLSLCLAVQDLSSLQHQEIDMVPKVLSQCGIHVSFQQKHPDDIEVLSQLFGLARLDFTPLEHEVDRFAGYKYVTLEDTSESDNSSRSRQDSSGDSRQLGTSKQRNFPYEIKDQESAASSKSKAITESEGRSSSVTRKTVPLAQHRSEQQETGKLRHSVQDQLYVVKSALRTLGRGEAVVCLGNDAPFLLRVENVRTSFGTLPEAKRLELIDGYKKLLAESHPYCFQPLANDGEESRLQAFFRASSPPDDARTSKNSEETATTPNPFPS
- a CDS encoding replication-relaxation family protein, giving the protein MLTERDIAILLAVIRYYVLNRQQIQRLCFPQDPNGRTTRRRLQLLVDSQLLNRQGTLFCHPMAGAAAPVYFPSRKGCELLAEHFDDEHYLTTPTQAPIPHHTLHWLAVSETHIALDEAIRSQSAASLDGWVNEWDICNKDESAPQKRFRLYTLIRESPRLVCAPDSAFLLTFKGHSKIFYLEQDRNTSGVYQIASSKTPGYAAMAEQQLQRRHFPQATIDTFSVLMVAPTPRRRDALRKAIREKPGPNLWRFAAAQDVQPDKVLCAPIWHGKDGDPTPLFKENP